DNA sequence from the Rhizobium sp. NXC14 genome:
ATGATACAATCCAGCGCTCCAACCCCCTCCTACCATCGCGCCATCATCCAAGGACGGGAGATTGTGATATGACCACTGCTTCGCCTGCAGCCTATGCCGATCCGGAAAATCCGGCTCTGCCGAAAGTCGGAATGGATATCGAGCCGGGCCGCACGGCCCTTTTGATCACCGATCCGCAGATCGATTTCCTCAGTCCGAAGGGCGCCGCCTGGGGCGCGTTCGGGGAGAGCATTACCGAGCATAATACGGTCGAGAATATCGGCAGATTGCTGCAGGCATCCAAGTCTGCCGGCATCGAGGTGGTCATTTCCCCCCACTACTATTACCCGTTCGATCATCGTTGGGATTTTGCCGCAACGGGCGAAACCCTGATGCACAAGTTGCGCATGTTCGACCGCCGCGACCCGCTTTCACTTGAAGGGTTCGACGGCTCCGGTGCCGACTGGATGCCGGAATACAAGCAGTTTATCCAGGACGGAAAGACCATCGTCTGCTCACCGCACAAGATCGCCGGCCCGCAGACCAACGACGTCGTCTTTCAGCTACGCAAGAAAAAAATCGACAAGGTCATCCTGGCCGGTATGGCCGCCAACTTCTGCGTTGAATCCCACCTTCGCGACCTTGTTGAGAAGGGCTTCGAAGTGGCTGTCGTGCGCGACGCGACGGCTGGCAGCAAGCTGCCGGAAGGCGATGCCTATCTGGCCGCACTCGTCAACTTCCGCTGGTTCGCCAATGACCTCTGGACGACGTCAGACGCGGTGGATCGTCTGGCAAGTGCCAAGTAAGACCAGACGGCCAAGAACCCCGGCGAAGATGTCTTCGCCGGGTTTCCCGCTTGTACAAATCACCTGGGCGTCAACGTAGCTTGCCCTCTTCCGCCTTGTAGAAATACTGGCTCGCCACAAGCCAGCCTTTCAGAGGTCGCAGTGGAGGAATGCAGGTCAGCAGCATGAACGGGCCTGTCACCAACAACTGCACCCAGAGCGATGCCTGGAAGTTGACCTCCAGCCACACCCCGAGAAAGACGCTGGGGATGCAGGCAAAGCAGATCACGAAAAAGGCAGGGCCGTCGGCCGGATCTGCGAAGGAGTAATCGAGGCCGCAGACCTCGCAGGACGGCCGCATAGACAGAAAGCCGGAAAACAGATGCCCCTG
Encoded proteins:
- a CDS encoding cysteine hydrolase encodes the protein MTTASPAAYADPENPALPKVGMDIEPGRTALLITDPQIDFLSPKGAAWGAFGESITEHNTVENIGRLLQASKSAGIEVVISPHYYYPFDHRWDFAATGETLMHKLRMFDRRDPLSLEGFDGSGADWMPEYKQFIQDGKTIVCSPHKIAGPQTNDVVFQLRKKKIDKVILAGMAANFCVESHLRDLVEKGFEVAVVRDATAGSKLPEGDAYLAALVNFRWFANDLWTTSDAVDRLASAK